Within Vallitalea okinawensis, the genomic segment GCGCCTTATGTTATCCAACGTTTTGGTGACATTAAAATGTTAGTGGACCAAACCCTAGACCCAATGGTATCTGCTTACTTTAAGAATATAGGTCAAAGTAAAACACTTATAGAACTCTTACAAGAACGAAGTGATATTCAAGAACTCGCCTCCACAGAGATGAAGATTAAGTTTGAACACTATAACATCGAGCTTGAAGAAGTGCTGATTGGCACCCCATCTTCATCCAAGAAGGATAATAAAATTGAAGTTATACTTGGACAATTACGAGATCGACAAGTTGCAATGGAGCAAATCGAAACCTATAATCAGCAAGAAAAAGCAGCTGTTAAGGAACGGGAATTAAAAGAAGCCCAATCGAAAGCGGAACAACAAAAAGAATTAACTCAATCTGAAATCAATATCGAAGTCCAAAATAATGCTGGTAAAGCTGCTTATCAAAGATCCTTACATGACGCAGAAACCATTAAAACTTTAGCTAATGCTGAAGCAGAAAAAGAAGCTAAAATGGGTATTGGTAAAGCTGTTGCAATCAATGAACAAGTAAAAGCATATGGCGGTCCAAAGTATCAAGTGTTACAAGATATCGTAACAAAATATACCGCAGCAATTGAAAACGGTAAAATTCAAATTATGCCGAATACACTAGTCAATATGGGTGGTGGAGATGGTGCTGGTAACATCAATCCATTAGAAGCTTTTATAACATTATTATTGGCTAAGGAATTAGAAGATGATGGTCAGTTATTTGATGAAAACAATAAAATGACTAGTGATTTAAAGGACTTTAAAGACGCACTGTTGAATGAACAAAGTCAACCTGAATAATGAAATAGCGGATAAAGCCATCTTGTATAGTGGTTTTATCCGCTTTTATTAACTCTATAAACAGTCACTTATTCATCAAGTATCTCCACTGTACCTGTTTCACCATTGACTCTTACCAACTGACCATCCATTAATAAATCTTTAACAGATGGAATACCAACTACTGCTGGTATTCCATATTCTCTAGCAACAATACCACCATGACTGAGAGGTCCACCATATTCCATAATTAGACCTTTAGCTGCCATAAACAGCGGCGTCCATGCCGGATTGGTACTTTCTGTTACAAGGATTTCTCCTTCTTGAAGTTCAGATGAATTGGGATCAAATACAACACGGACACGCCCTTCGTAAACACCGGCTGATAAGGATATGCCTTGTAAAACTTTACTCTTAGGATCAAATTTGTGCGCTGAATAGTGTGTTTCTCCAGTATTAAGAACAATTCTAGGAACACTGTTTCTTGTCATTTCTTTATTATAGAGTTCTCTATTTTTACGAACAGTCTCTTTAGATAGTTTACCACTTAAAATATCCTTCTTAGTTAGGAAGAAAATATCTTCTGGGTCATCTAATAGCCCTTGTTGCTGATAGGACTTACCAACACCTAACATAACTTTTCTCGATAGATCTAAAGACTGAACAATGTTAAATTTTGGATATTCCCTCATCCCCGCTGCTCTTCGATAATCAATGATCATATCTCTTAACTTCTTAGCTTTTCTAATTCCTTTCTTCACTTTGACTTCTTCGAATATTTGTTCAATGAAATCACGAGCTTCTTTAGCTTTTTCCTTAACCTCTGCAATATTTCTATCATACATCTTATCTACCATATAAGACCTCATTTGATTGAATAGATATTTTGGATCTTCATGCCATCGCTTATAGCCAAAATCAAGCTCTACAGTACTTCTATGCCCAAACTTCTTAAGGAAAGCTTTCATCATAGGATCATCAGCAGTCGGCTCCAAACCCTTTTCGTCAAAGTACTTAGCCATTTTATTAAGCTCTAGCCCAAGTTCAACTGTAATACATTCAGGTAAAGCATAAGTGAGTATATCTAAGTTGTATTGATCTCCAAATATCTTTTTAAGACTTTTTTCTATTTTGGAGTAGTTATTGACTTCAACACAGTACAAGGCTTGATTTTGAGTTAATTTAAAGACCTTAAGCATGGAATCTTCACAGAACTTTATTTTTTCTTCAACTGTATTCAATTGCTCAGCTTCATTAAGAATATCTTGGTAAAATTCTTTACCTAGATTTCTTATGGCTTGGTATCTGTCATCAGGAGCTACCTTACGAGCTATCTTATAGTTTTCCATCATACCAAAACCATACTTAAAGATTCCCCATGGTATTTTAAACCTAATCCCTTGATGCCTAAAGGTCTTACCATGCATTTTAATGACGTGATCCATTGTATCTTTAAGAGGTAAATCACTTCCTGAAAAGGCATTACCAAACTGTTTAGCAACCAGTCTACTTGCCATAAGATAAGTGATATCTACATAAATTCTACCACCAGCGTATTTCACAAAATTATCTGATATCGGTTTCTTACGCTTTAACATGACATTAAGCACCATTGGGAACATACCCCCATATAAATCTGCACCCAAAGGTGTAAAAGCCTCTTTCATCCCTAGCAATACCGAACTGGCTGCTAAATAAGCTCTTAGCTTCCCATCCTGGTCAAAGCTATCTATTGGGAATAAGGTGGTAATGCCTCTCGACTGAAGTATATAGAGATTATTTTTTTGATCGATTGCAAATTCCATATCCTGAGGACACCCAAAGAAGTTCTGTACTTTCCCAGCTTCCTTTACAATCTCCTTGATATGATTAGGCTTTAGAGAACCCCTTTCTTGTTCTTGTGGTTCAACGGCCACGTATTCAATCCCTTCCTTAGCATATTGACACAGTACTTCTTTCTTAGAAATCTCTTCCTTTAGTACAGTACCACTATGATGATCTAAGGTATATTGATCGGGATTAACTTCTCCACTAACAATGGATTCGCCTAGACCATAAGCGGCATTGACCAATATCTGAGATCGAACACCAGATACAGGATTAGCTGTGAAAATAACGCCTGCTACCTTAGCTTCAATCATTTCTTGAACAACAACCCCATGAGAAAACTCAGTTGTTACATCGTATTTCTTTCGATAGTCAATAGCACGCTGATTCCAAAGTGATTGCCAACATCTTATAACTTTTTCAATTAAATCATCTTGAGTAACATTTAAATAACTACTGTATTGTCCTGCAAAACTCATTCCCGGCAAATCTTCAACAGTTGAACTGCTTCGAACTGCAACTCTACCACTCGATATGTGTATGAAGGCTTCTTTTATCTCTCCAACCAACTTCTTCGATACGTTTTCTTTAATAAACAATGCTTTTATCCTATTTGATTTTTCTAAGCTACTTATATGTTGCTTAAGAATTCCTTCAATAATAGGTGTTAAATCATTGTCTTTGATATAAACATCATATGCTTTTGATGTGATAACAAAACCATTTGGTACTTTCAACCCGCAATTATACATTTTACTTAAATTATGGCCTTTACCACCAACTAATTCAAAGTCTGTTTCCTTGATATCACTAAACCATTTGATCATTTCACCATCTCCTTCAAAGCTATTTGCTTTTTCATATGATCAATATAAGCTAAGACAACTGACTTTATTTGAATAACCTGATCAACTAATCCTAATTCTCTATTAATTAAATTCTCAGTAAACTCTAGACCAAGCATAAAAGCTTCATCCACTTCTGTTTCTTTTTTGATATATTCTTTCCTAGCTAATCGATTGATTTGTAACATTTCTCTCGTCCAGAGTCCAGCAAGTGCTTTTGGATATTGACTGGTAAATTCACCTTTTTCACAACCATCTTTGATAATCTTTGAATAGATCTTAGTCATCAGATCTTCAAAATCTCTAGCAATCTTTAAGATAATAACGTGACTTCCTTTGAAAGAGAAAAGATTATAAAGTTTTGACCAATCTTTCATCTGACCAACTTTGTATTCGTGGAACATAGTAAAAACTCTATTAAATAATTCTGTTGATGAACCTACATGTTCATCCATAATTCTATTATAACGTTCTGAAAATTCTTCAATATAGTCATCTGTAATGGCTTCCAGTATCTCTTCTTTAGAATTAAAGTGATGGTAAAAGCCTCCCCGCGAACTCCCTGCTAACTTTATAATATCTGAGACAGTTGTTTCCTCATATCCTTTGCTGGCAAACAGTTCATAAGATGCTTCCACAATTTTTTCTCTTAAACCCATTATCATCACCTCCATACCGACACGATGTCGGTTTCTTGTTTTTATCATACTACAAATTGTAAGTCATGTCAAAATAATTTTACTAAGCGTGACTAACTCATATTTAAACTGAAAGAGGAAAATATGCCTCCTTGCTTGATCATTACGTGTGGCGAAATGGATTAAAAGCAAAACACAATACTTTCATCTTGCAAAAAAAGAAGCAATGTTTTTGAAAACATTACTTCTTATCTCATCAATCCACTCTATTTATTTTCTCTTTTCAGTCTCAATGAACTTATCAATTGAGGATAATTTACCAGCACTTTCTGGCATTTCTCCAATTCCAAATAGATAATCCATATTAGGTATTTCAGGCATTTCTACAGGAGTAGAATAGCGATAAGCACCATCTGGAACTACATCAAGATTTCTTAATTCAAGAAGAGCAGCTCTTTGTTCTTCTGTAAGTGTGCGATTAACCTCAGCAAATCGTGATGCATACAATGATGACATCCAGCCGTCCAACTCACCATAACGTTTAATAAGTGTATAAACCTTCTCTTGATCCACACTATCTTCTGTCATCGCCTTGCGTAACTCATTAGATACTTCCTGTCTTATTTGAACTATTTCTTCTAATGCATTCTTTTGTTCATCTATAATACTAGTAATTAATACTCTTTGCTCATCATTCAATATATTTAAAAATTCTTTTCCACTATCTCCAGTTACAGATGTACTGATGAAATAATCTGGATTATTCATTGCAGGATAATCTTTCATATAAAATCCACCAAAGTATGTTCCATGGCGTTCAGGGCAAAAATACACATCTGCCTCAATATTCCCTTTATACCATGAAAACAATTCACTTGCATAGGTCATCACTGCTACAAACTCTACATTTGTCATGCTTTTCTTTAACTTATCATCTTCACCAACTTCATTCCAGGTCGATGAATCATTGAATTCCATTTTACTTAAATATTCAATTTGCTCATCTGTAAAGGATTGAACGATTTCACCTAAAACCATAGCCCTTTCGTATGATAGTTCTGCATCATATTTATAAAGAGATGAGGTATAAAGAGCAACTGCTTCTTGATCTAGCTCAGAAGCTCCATCCGGTAAATCCCCTTCTAAGTTTCTACGAAAAGCTTCCATCAATGGGAAACGATTATAAGCGAAGTCTTCATACAACATGGATTGTTCCATGGCTAAGTCTACAAGCTTCTGCTTTTGCTCATCATTTAAGATATAAAAAATATTATTAGCTGCCTTCGTTAAGAAAGTTGTATTGTGACCGTAGCCGGCAACATCAACATCCCTCATATATTGAAATCCAAAAAAATCGGCAACTTTCCCAGGTGGTATAAAAGAATCGGCACCTGCACTACCTGTTAAGAATGCTAGCCCTGAAAATGCGATTGTAGTAAGCTGAGCATTATCACTTATAGCTTGATCTACAGAATACTTCATTCCTTCATTCCCTTTATCTTCTTGAGATTGACCCTCAGGTTGTTGATTCTTTGGCTGCTGCTCCTTGGTTTGTTGATCGTTTGGTCGAGGCGGTGGTGGATTTTTCGCCTCTGAAAAGTTTCCACAGCCACTAATGATAAGGCTACAAATAAGTATCAATCCAATAAGACCTTTAAATTTCTTCATATTTTCACCTTCCTTAGGTAGTTATTTAATATGCATCTATCATAACCCCCTAATGTGAAATTAATGTGAAATTTTGGGTAGACGAATAACAAATCGAACCCCATTATTTAAATTTTCCACAAAACATATACCATCATGAAGTTCTACTATACTTTTTACAATAGATAACCCTATTCCTTGTCCTGCTGAATTTCGTTTACGTGCTTTATCAACTTTATAAAAGGCATCCCAAACCCTATCAATCTCTTCCTCTGGGATAAAGCTTCCTGTATTAAATACCCCTATCTCAAACATTTCGTTAAGTTCATTAAAGGAAATTTCAATTTTACCATTTTTAGAGGTATGCCGTATTGCATTGACTATAAAATTAGTAATGACTCGATCTATTAAATACTGATCCGCAACTATGTTATTTTGATAGGCATACTGAGAAGTAACCCCAATCCTTTTCCCCTTTAACTCCTTATGGAATCTTTCCATAATAGATTTTATAAGTACTTTCATGTCTATTTCTTCTTGACGCAACTGTACACTCCCAGATTCTAATACCGATTGATTGAGAAGCTCTTTTACCATCCTATCCATTCGATTACACTCGGATATGATAATGTTGTAATATTCATCGCTATCACTGGATACTCCGTATTTTAAGGCTTCCACATATCCTAGAATCACACCAATTGGTGTTTTAAGCTCATGAGTTATATCTCTAAGTAGTTGTTTTCGTTTATCTAAATTTTCATTTAATCGAACTATGGCATCATCTAAGCGGTCGGCCATTATATTAATACTCTCTGATAGACTTCCCAGCTCATCTTTCGATAGAACTTCAACTCGTCTTGAGAAATTAAGCTCAGCTATATCCATTGCGATATCCCTGATTTCTTGAACAGGTTGGGTTAACCTTTTTGAATATAATTTCATCACTATACTGCCAATAAGTAATAATAAAATCCCTATATACATAAAGAACTCATTAGCAATACTAGCATTATAACTAAGCTCCTTCATTGATTTGCTAATCATAAGGTATTGATCCTTAGATATTTTTGTTACAAGTACAATATATTTAGAAGAATTCATTGCTGTTACTGCATCATAGATGTATTCCTGGTCAGCATTGTCCTTTAGCTCTTTAATTATCTCTTCTAATTCAGCTGGGATACCACTTTTATCCTTTGGATTCATAGGATTTGAACTTTTTAGCATTTGCAAATCTTTATCTACAACAAGAGTACTAATACCCTCATCTCTATCTAACTCAACTATATATTGTGAGAAATCTTCCTTTTGATTGAGGAACTTTTCTATTTGAATCTTCTCTGATAGAAGATATTTTTTATTTTTGAATATAAAATAATCTTCAAGAAATAGCTCATTTAATAATACATTACATAAAGTAAATACTGCCATTAACACGAAAAATATGATAAATAGTCTGGTAGATAGTTTTTTCATCACACACTACCTCCTTCAAACATATAGCCTGTCCCTCTTAAAGTCTTAATAAGTTGCCCGTAGTCTCCTAGTTTATAACGCAATGTCTTTATATGGGTATCAAGAGTTCTTGGGTTACCATCAAAGTCATATCCCCATATCTGAGTGATGAGTTGGTCTCTCGTCATAACCCGATTACGATTGATGTATAAATACATTAATAAGTTAAATTCTTTGCGATTTAACTTACAATCTTCTTCTCCGATATAAGCTCTTCTGCTTTCCTGATCAATGACAAGGTTCTCTAATGTAATCCTTTCAAGTTGTCTTTTTTTAGTTTTTCTTAATAAGGCTTCTAACCTTGCTACAAAAACTTTATAGGAAAACGGTTTACCTATATAATCATCAGCTCCATGACTGAATCCTTTGACCTCATTAATTTCATCACCTAGCGCAGTCAACATGATAATTGGAACATCTGAGTCTTCTCTTATTACTTTTAAAACATCCCAACCATTAAATATTGGCATCATTACATCTAAAATCACTAAATCTATATCACTATTCTCAAAAAATATATCAATGGCTTCTTCACCATTTTCTGCAACAAATGATTGGTATCCTTGTTTTTTTAAAATATCCACCATTAATTTAATAATGTAGGGATCATCATCTGCAACCAATACCTTAATCTCCAATACAATCCACTTCCCTCTAATCATCTTCAATACACATTCTATTACATTATAAACTGGTTTATTTATATCATCAACAAAATTTGGACAACATAAAAGCCATCAAATAAATTGATGACTTTGCTCTTTTAGTTAGCTATTAATTTTCTTAAATTTTCAATTCTTTCACCATTATCACCTTCACCCTCATCATAGGCAAATGCCTTTAAATCATCACAAGGAAAATTAGAACAAAGACCACAGTGATCTAATTTTTTCTCTATAGCACACTTAGCCAGTTTGCATTCTCCCCAAAACATAATTCCTTTACTTTCTCTACATCCCTTGCAACCACATTTCTCTTTATACTCACATTTGGTACAATTTATCCCACAGATTGAATATGTATTCATATACTATCAACCTCCTTCTTTTCTAGACGATCTATCTTGTTATTTAACATCTGTCATTTCATTTATACCACTTTATTTTGTTTTATACTTACAAGTTCTAAACTTACCTTCAATCCAGAATGTTGCTTCTATGGTTTTGAATTTTAATAAAAAGCATTTAGGATCTTCCACGCCGTTTTTAAAGAAATTCCTATCACAATAGTCATCGAAAGTTTTTTTAACTTCCTTATCTTCTACTATATCAACATTACCAATAAGTGTAACGCTATTACCATCCAAATAGTAGCAGACACTGGCTTTAGAATTATTCTGAAAATGTGTGGCTTTCCCATTAATATGTGATCTTTTTGAAGTAAAGAAATAAATCTCTTTAAAACCATTTGCTTTGATTTTATTGATTGCACACGTTCTTGGATAACCCTTTTCATTAATTGAAGTAAGGGTTACGACATCACATTTTTCTAATAATAAATCCGCTTCCTCTTCAATTTCTTTGATTCTTTCTTTTTGAATCTCATAAGCTGTCTTTGCCATATCATTAACTCCCTTCTCCACAGTAATTACTCAAAAAATTATCTTATGAACGGCTATTTTCAGTCATTAATTCCCATCTGATACCAAATCTATCAATAATAGAGGTAAAACACCCACTATAAGTAGTTTCTATAAGCTGTTGCAGAACTTCCCCTTCTTTAGATAATACATCATATGCTTTCTTAACCTCATCCCCGCTATCAAATGTAATGACGATGGATATGGTTTGACCATATGGTACAGAGTCAAAAGAATCAGAAAAGAAAAAGCGTTGATTTCCAATCATCATTTCGGCATGGTACACCTGCTCCTTTTCACTTTCAGTTAGCTGATCAATGTTATAGTCAGAAGGGTCTGCATCACTATACTGAAAGAGCTGTGTTATCTTTCCATCAAAGGCTGTCTCATATAGTGCTAATGCTTTTTTACATACGCCGTTAAAATGCAGATTAGGTGTAATAATCATTTTTCACTCTCTCCTTTTCCCCATGAGCCAATCTCTATTAAATTACCATCTGGATCTTGAACAAAGGATGACCTCATACCCCAAGGTTCAGACCTAGGTGGAAAAACTGGTACAGCACCCAGTGAAACGACTCTTTCGTATTCTTTGTCCACATCCGAAAACTTAGGTAAATCAATGGCTAATTCAAATGTTCCATTGGTACCCTTTGGATATGAAACCTCTTTTCCCAAATAATCCTTCAACTCTTTTCTTTCATACATCATAAATCTGATTCCTTCATGCTTAAATTCTGCAAAGGGACCACTACCATCCCAATCAATTTCAACCCCAAGTACGTCCCTATAAAACTCAACCATTACTTTTAGATCTATAACAAAAATACCAAATGCATCAAATTTTAATCCCATTTTAGAACACCTCTTTATGCTTTATGGATAATCATTTATTTAATAATAACCTTAGATTATTTGTTCATCTAACCTATCAAAATTTCTTAATAAATTAATTTTATCTATGGTAATATAAGCTTTCCACCAATTTTGACTTATAGCAAACTCCTTTGCATATTTAGCATTGTTTTCAAACCAACTCCATGTTATATCCCATACTCCTTTTTGTGGTCTTGTCTCAATTAAGTAATCAAGTTCCCTTGACATAATTTCCTCATTCCCCTTATAAAAAATACTTTCTGGAGATGTAATATATTGAGAAGGGGTTACAGTGTAGTTAACCCATTTTGTTGTATCCACCTCAATGGAATCATGTATCAGCTTCGATAAAGTTTCTTTAAGAAACTTACAGTCAAATCGCCATGTTAAATTAGCTTGTTGAATATCATCAAGCAATACACAATATCCCCTAATACCCATGTCCCCATACTCTTCTGATTTACCAAGCTTATTGATGATTATATCGGTATAGGTTAGAGCCTTTTTATACAGTTCTGAATCTTTATCTGCGTATCTAAAAACAAAAGCCGCTATTTCAGCAGTAACCCCTATTCCCTCTACCGCATTCGCTTCCATATTGAATGTCCACCATGGAGCATGGGCATAGCCATCATTAGACGGAATATTGAAATACCATCCATTTTCAGAACGAAAGGTACCACTTTCTAGGAATTTTAATATGCCCTTAATAATTGGATGATGTACATCTGTAAATTCTATCTCCTTTAAAATAGTAATTGCTCTTAAGGTTGTGTAAGGTGACGAATTCGGATTCCAACTATCAGCTTCAAGGCCATGGCCGAATCCACCATCATCATTTTGGTAGAATGAAAGGGCAGATAAAACAGCTTCTTTACTTCCTTTTTCAAAGCAATACTGCCACCTCGTTAAATCAATTTGCCTAGCATTTCTGTACATCCATGATCTAATTTCTTGATAGTCTTCAAATGATAATTTCATATACCTTCCCTTTCCAGACTCTTTTTTTAACGCCATAATCTTTATCTCTTATCCTATCACAATACAAACAGCCAGTATTGTAAAAAACGGACACATTTTCTATACTTAAAAGCACAAGAAACGAGTATGATTCCTTATTAGGTCACACTCGTTTCAGTCAAGTTCTACTTCATTATTTCTGTATTCTATTTATTCCCTTGCCATTGGCACCATTCTATGATTTGTATAACTTTCATAAGCATAACCTATTTCAATCAACTTATAATCGTTATTGAGAGTACCGACAAAAGTGACACCAAGTGGCTCATTATTTTCTCTAAATGCTCCCGGTATTGTTAAAGCTGGATAAGTTGCCACTGCAAAGAGATCTGATAATTCATTACTAAAAGAAGCTATAGCAATTATGTCGTTCTCTTCTAAAGTTTTATCAATTTCCTTACTAGTAAGTTCTCGATTCTTCTCCACAATTTCCTTATATTCATCTTCAGATAGATCACTTGATAATGCTCCTTCTAACAAGGCTTGCCCATAGGGCATATGTAAATGTGGATTTTCTTTATTAAAATTAATGATTTCTTTTAAGGACTTAAACTTTGTATTGACATCTTTATTGTTTAATAAAGCTGCAACATCATTGATCATTCCATAATTATAAACTGACATCCTATCAGCTTTTGGATGGTTTATCTCAATTTCAACGACATCTGCCCCACAGCTAATGAGTTCATTTTTTAATTGTTTAGTAGCTGAAGATACAATTTCCGATGGAACAATTCCAATACGTTTCCCTACTAAGTAATCCTTATCTAAGTTCCTTTTAAACTGCTCCATATCAAAATTAGCTGCATTCATTCCTAATGAATCTTTGTTATCATATCCTATAGCATATCGAAACACTTTAGCTACATCTTTTACAGACTTCCCCATAATACCTGCCGTATCTTGTGCCTCTGTTATAGGTATGATTAAATCTCTGCTCAATAACCCAACTGTTGGTTTCAATCCAACAACATCATTTTGTGAACTTGGATAAACTATAGAACCACATGTCTCTGAACCAAGAGCAATCATGGAAAAATTCATCGCAACTGCTACTGCTGAACCTGAACTTGAACCTCCAGCATCAAACATACCATAGGCAT encodes:
- a CDS encoding PEP/pyruvate-binding domain-containing protein, whose protein sequence is MIKWFSDIKETDFELVGGKGHNLSKMYNCGLKVPNGFVITSKAYDVYIKDNDLTPIIEGILKQHISSLEKSNRIKALFIKENVSKKLVGEIKEAFIHISSGRVAVRSSSTVEDLPGMSFAGQYSSYLNVTQDDLIEKVIRCWQSLWNQRAIDYRKKYDVTTEFSHGVVVQEMIEAKVAGVIFTANPVSGVRSQILVNAAYGLGESIVSGEVNPDQYTLDHHSGTVLKEEISKKEVLCQYAKEGIEYVAVEPQEQERGSLKPNHIKEIVKEAGKVQNFFGCPQDMEFAIDQKNNLYILQSRGITTLFPIDSFDQDGKLRAYLAASSVLLGMKEAFTPLGADLYGGMFPMVLNVMLKRKKPISDNFVKYAGGRIYVDITYLMASRLVAKQFGNAFSGSDLPLKDTMDHVIKMHGKTFRHQGIRFKIPWGIFKYGFGMMENYKIARKVAPDDRYQAIRNLGKEFYQDILNEAEQLNTVEEKIKFCEDSMLKVFKLTQNQALYCVEVNNYSKIEKSLKKIFGDQYNLDILTYALPECITVELGLELNKMAKYFDEKGLEPTADDPMMKAFLKKFGHRSTVELDFGYKRWHEDPKYLFNQMRSYMVDKMYDRNIAEVKEKAKEARDFIEQIFEEVKVKKGIRKAKKLRDMIIDYRRAAGMREYPKFNIVQSLDLSRKVMLGVGKSYQQQGLLDDPEDIFFLTKKDILSGKLSKETVRKNRELYNKEMTRNSVPRIVLNTGETHYSAHKFDPKSKVLQGISLSAGVYEGRVRVVFDPNSSELQEGEILVTESTNPAWTPLFMAAKGLIMEYGGPLSHGGIVAREYGIPAVVGIPSVKDLLMDGQLVRVNGETGTVEILDE
- a CDS encoding sensor histidine kinase, which gives rise to MKKLSTRLFIIFFVLMAVFTLCNVLLNELFLEDYFIFKNKKYLLSEKIQIEKFLNQKEDFSQYIVELDRDEGISTLVVDKDLQMLKSSNPMNPKDKSGIPAELEEIIKELKDNADQEYIYDAVTAMNSSKYIVLVTKISKDQYLMISKSMKELSYNASIANEFFMYIGILLLLIGSIVMKLYSKRLTQPVQEIRDIAMDIAELNFSRRVEVLSKDELGSLSESINIMADRLDDAIVRLNENLDKRKQLLRDITHELKTPIGVILGYVEALKYGVSSDSDEYYNIIISECNRMDRMVKELLNQSVLESGSVQLRQEEIDMKVLIKSIMERFHKELKGKRIGVTSQYAYQNNIVADQYLIDRVITNFIVNAIRHTSKNGKIEISFNELNEMFEIGVFNTGSFIPEEEIDRVWDAFYKVDKARKRNSAGQGIGLSIVKSIVELHDGICFVENLNNGVRFVIRLPKISH
- a CDS encoding amidase family protein, whose product is MVEWFDKYMKEQLRIQYQDEVISDGKNEIDFSIFDSALNKYSESDFERLDRLIFERDIENIQNSIQDGDLTCEEVVLYYINRIKKYDSYYNSVMKINPKALEIARYQDERLKNNEKLGDLSGTVVLIKDNIAEQNMTTSAGAYALKDLTTKRDAFIIEKIKKEDAIILGKANLSEWANFMSDPSSNGFSVLGGQTKNAYGMFDAGGSSSGSAVAVAMNFSMIALGSETCGSIVYPSSQNDVVGLKPTVGLLSRDLIIPITEAQDTAGIMGKSVKDVAKVFRYAIGYDNKDSLGMNAANFDMEQFKRNLDKDYLVGKRIGIVPSEIVSSATKQLKNELISCGADVVEIEINHPKADRMSVYNYGMINDVAALLNNKDVNTKFKSLKEIINFNKENPHLHMPYGQALLEGALSSDLSEDEYKEIVEKNRELTSKEIDKTLEENDIIAIASFSNELSDLFAVATYPALTIPGAFRENNEPLGVTFVGTLNNDYKLIEIGYAYESYTNHRMVPMARE
- a CDS encoding response regulator transcription factor, whose amino-acid sequence is MIRGKWIVLEIKVLVADDDPYIIKLMVDILKKQGYQSFVAENGEEAIDIFFENSDIDLVILDVMMPIFNGWDVLKVIREDSDVPIIMLTALGDEINEVKGFSHGADDYIGKPFSYKVFVARLEALLRKTKKRQLERITLENLVIDQESRRAYIGEEDCKLNRKEFNLLMYLYINRNRVMTRDQLITQIWGYDFDGNPRTLDTHIKTLRYKLGDYGQLIKTLRGTGYMFEGGSV
- a CDS encoding VOC family protein; translation: MIITPNLHFNGVCKKALALYETAFDGKITQLFQYSDADPSDYNIDQLTESEKEQVYHAEMMIGNQRFFFSDSFDSVPYGQTISIVITFDSGDEVKKAYDVLSKEGEVLQQLIETTYSGCFTSIIDRFGIRWELMTENSRS
- a CDS encoding Spy/CpxP family protein refolding chaperone; amino-acid sequence: MKKFKGLIGLILICSLIISGCGNFSEAKNPPPPRPNDQQTKEQQPKNQQPEGQSQEDKGNEGMKYSVDQAISDNAQLTTIAFSGLAFLTGSAGADSFIPPGKVADFFGFQYMRDVDVAGYGHNTTFLTKAANNIFYILNDEQKQKLVDLAMEQSMLYEDFAYNRFPLMEAFRRNLEGDLPDGASELDQEAVALYTSSLYKYDAELSYERAMVLGEIVQSFTDEQIEYLSKMEFNDSSTWNEVGEDDKLKKSMTNVEFVAVMTYASELFSWYKGNIEADVYFCPERHGTYFGGFYMKDYPAMNNPDYFISTSVTGDSGKEFLNILNDEQRVLITSIIDEQKNALEEIVQIRQEVSNELRKAMTEDSVDQEKVYTLIKRYGELDGWMSSLYASRFAEVNRTLTEEQRAALLELRNLDVVPDGAYRYSTPVEMPEIPNMDYLFGIGEMPESAGKLSSIDKFIETEKRK
- a CDS encoding DUF3795 domain-containing protein; amino-acid sequence: MNTYSICGINCTKCEYKEKCGCKGCRESKGIMFWGECKLAKCAIEKKLDHCGLCSNFPCDDLKAFAYDEGEGDNGERIENLRKLIAN
- a CDS encoding TetR/AcrR family transcriptional regulator: MGLREKIVEASYELFASKGYEETTVSDIIKLAGSSRGGFYHHFNSKEEILEAITDDYIEEFSERYNRIMDEHVGSSTELFNRVFTMFHEYKVGQMKDWSKLYNLFSFKGSHVIILKIARDFEDLMTKIYSKIIKDGCEKGEFTSQYPKALAGLWTREMLQINRLARKEYIKKETEVDEAFMLGLEFTENLINRELGLVDQVIQIKSVVLAYIDHMKKQIALKEMVK
- a CDS encoding VOC family protein, whose translation is MGLKFDAFGIFVIDLKVMVEFYRDVLGVEIDWDGSGPFAEFKHEGIRFMMYERKELKDYLGKEVSYPKGTNGTFELAIDLPKFSDVDKEYERVVSLGAVPVFPPRSEPWGMRSSFVQDPDGNLIEIGSWGKGESEK
- a CDS encoding pyridoxamine 5'-phosphate oxidase family protein — translated: MAKTAYEIQKERIKEIEEEADLLLEKCDVVTLTSINEKGYPRTCAINKIKANGFKEIYFFTSKRSHINGKATHFQNNSKASVCYYLDGNSVTLIGNVDIVEDKEVKKTFDDYCDRNFFKNGVEDPKCFLLKFKTIEATFWIEGKFRTCKYKTK